The Hyphomonadaceae bacterium ML37 genome includes a region encoding these proteins:
- a CDS encoding glycoside hydrolase/phage tail family protein produces the protein MGELVVQGAARLATAFMGGLAQRAITGLFARDREGPRLSELAVQTSTEGAGLPIIYGRMRVTGQIIWAARFRETSQTRKSVGGKGGPRTTEYRYSLSFAVGLADGPIGGVGRIWANGEPFERAGAVMRVYTGGEDQAPDPVIAAIEGAAPAYRGLAYVVFEDLDLTPYGERIPNLSFEVFAAAPGAGEAPSLEDQVRGVCLIPASGEFAYADRSVVREIGEGADRPENRHTARAGSDLEAALDDLARALPNCASVALVTAWMGTDLRCGACQIRPGVETRGKTTRPLVWSAAGETRATAHLISGSGDGPAYGGAPSDETVIMAIEALKARGYQVTLYPFILMDVPPGNGLPDPWGGAEQGAYPWRGRITCHPAPGEQGSPDQTFSAADQVSAFYGSALASHFSVSAGQVSYSGPDEWSFSRFILHHGALAKAAGGVESLIIGSEMRALSQMRSGANTYPFVTHLKHLAGQARALLGPDVKLSYAADWSEYFGHAPGGGDRLFHLDPLWVDANIDYVGIDWYAPLADWRDGAGHADALAGAPSIYDRDYLAANVEGGEGYDWFYASAADRDAQARTPITDGEHGEPWVWRYKDVRSWWANAHHDRLDGVRSETPTDWIPAMKPVRLVELGCPAVDKGANQPNVFLDPKSSESFAPYFSNGARDDLIQRRYIEALYGYWEAPGVNPVSPVYGGPMLDLGLSHVWTWDARPFPEFPAREDVWSDGPNWRTGHWLTGRAGQSPLAEIVRDVAARAGLDEIDACRIDGVLAGFVIDRPARARDVLDSLGAVFGFVIADRADGPACLPVRAAGAPLALEAARLVDPVQGDRLTFTRAPEEARPAGARLTLFSDDGDYRPATVHALGLDSVREGLIDVRLPALADRALAADWAQALLSRARLEGESARVVLPPSLCALEPGDHVVLDAGPDGRVWRVAVTDGLSARRAELTGASAGPALIAGPQPRAGEGGAPASRPLLRVLDLPLAPGEAARGGLWAAGWADPWPGELIVYAGANLESATERARITAPGFTGVLTAPLGDGFEGRIDRGNAVGLRLNDGALSNVTRAALLSGANRLAVEGDEGWEVLSFEQAELTGPDTWRLTGLLRGLGGSPVTGAGEGARVVVLDGAGEVIPVSAEERGAPLLVVALPPGAALTDPAARTVEIVYRGADLRPLSPVHLRAQVRAGALEARWVRRGRIDADAWSAEIPLGEESERYAVALLNAGGDEVWQGETVQPSLTLDAGALNAALPGGPDGARLRVAQVSAVYGPGRAREAALA, from the coding sequence ATGGGCGAGCTGGTGGTGCAGGGCGCGGCGCGCCTGGCGACGGCGTTTATGGGCGGGCTGGCGCAGCGCGCCATCACCGGCCTGTTCGCGCGTGATCGCGAAGGCCCGCGCCTGAGCGAGCTGGCGGTGCAGACCAGTACCGAAGGCGCCGGACTTCCCATCATCTATGGCCGCATGCGCGTGACGGGGCAGATCATCTGGGCGGCGCGCTTCCGCGAGACATCCCAGACCCGCAAGTCTGTTGGCGGCAAGGGCGGGCCGAGGACGACCGAGTACCGCTACTCTTTAAGCTTCGCGGTGGGGCTGGCGGACGGCCCCATTGGCGGGGTCGGGCGCATCTGGGCCAATGGCGAGCCGTTCGAGCGCGCAGGCGCGGTGATGCGCGTCTATACGGGCGGCGAGGATCAGGCGCCCGATCCGGTGATCGCCGCCATTGAGGGCGCGGCGCCGGCCTATCGCGGGCTCGCCTATGTGGTGTTCGAAGATCTCGACCTGACGCCTTATGGCGAGCGCATCCCCAATCTGTCTTTTGAAGTGTTCGCTGCGGCGCCGGGCGCGGGCGAGGCGCCGTCGCTGGAGGATCAGGTGCGCGGCGTGTGCCTGATCCCGGCGTCGGGCGAGTTCGCCTATGCGGACCGCAGCGTCGTGCGCGAGATCGGCGAGGGCGCAGACAGACCTGAGAACCGGCATACGGCGCGTGCAGGCAGCGATCTGGAGGCGGCGCTGGATGATCTGGCGCGGGCTTTGCCCAACTGCGCCAGCGTGGCGCTGGTGACGGCCTGGATGGGGACCGATCTGCGCTGCGGCGCATGCCAGATCCGCCCCGGCGTGGAGACGCGCGGCAAGACCACGCGCCCGCTGGTCTGGTCGGCGGCGGGGGAGACCCGGGCCACGGCGCATCTGATCAGCGGCTCGGGCGATGGCCCGGCCTATGGCGGCGCGCCCAGCGACGAGACGGTGATTATGGCGATTGAGGCGCTCAAAGCCCGTGGATACCAGGTCACGCTCTATCCCTTCATCCTGATGGACGTGCCGCCCGGCAATGGCCTGCCGGACCCCTGGGGCGGGGCGGAGCAGGGCGCCTATCCCTGGCGCGGGCGCATCACCTGCCACCCGGCGCCGGGTGAGCAGGGTTCGCCGGACCAGACCTTCTCCGCTGCCGATCAGGTGAGCGCCTTTTACGGCTCTGCGCTGGCGAGCCATTTCAGCGTCAGCGCTGGGCAGGTGAGCTATTCCGGGCCGGACGAATGGTCCTTCTCGCGCTTCATCCTGCACCATGGCGCGCTGGCCAAGGCGGCGGGCGGGGTGGAGAGCCTGATCATCGGGTCGGAGATGCGCGCGCTGAGTCAGATGCGCTCGGGCGCGAATACCTATCCGTTCGTGACGCATCTCAAGCATCTGGCCGGGCAGGCGCGCGCCCTGCTCGGGCCGGATGTGAAGCTGTCCTACGCCGCTGACTGGTCGGAGTATTTCGGCCATGCGCCGGGCGGCGGCGACCGGCTGTTCCACCTCGACCCGCTCTGGGTGGACGCCAATATCGATTATGTCGGCATTGACTGGTATGCGCCGCTGGCTGACTGGCGCGACGGGGCGGGCCATGCCGATGCGCTGGCGGGCGCGCCGTCGATCTATGACCGCGATTACCTCGCCGCCAACGTGGAGGGCGGGGAGGGGTATGACTGGTTCTACGCCAGCGCCGCCGACCGGGACGCGCAGGCGCGCACCCCCATCACCGACGGCGAACATGGCGAGCCCTGGGTCTGGCGCTACAAGGATGTGCGCAGCTGGTGGGCCAATGCCCATCACGACCGGCTGGACGGCGTGCGCAGCGAAACGCCCACGGACTGGATCCCGGCGATGAAGCCGGTGCGGCTGGTGGAGCTCGGCTGTCCCGCCGTGGACAAGGGCGCCAACCAGCCCAATGTCTTCCTCGACCCCAAAAGCTCGGAGAGCTTCGCGCCCTACTTCTCCAACGGCGCGCGCGATGATCTGATCCAGCGGCGCTATATCGAGGCGCTCTATGGGTACTGGGAGGCGCCGGGCGTCAATCCGGTCTCGCCGGTCTATGGCGGGCCGATGCTGGACCTGGGCCTGAGCCATGTGTGGACCTGGGATGCGCGGCCCTTTCCCGAATTTCCCGCCCGCGAGGATGTCTGGAGCGACGGGCCGAACTGGCGCACCGGCCACTGGCTGACTGGGCGGGCCGGACAGTCGCCGCTGGCTGAGATCGTGCGCGATGTGGCCGCGCGTGCGGGGCTGGATGAGATTGACGCCTGCCGCATCGACGGCGTGCTGGCGGGGTTTGTGATTGATCGGCCGGCGCGGGCGCGCGATGTGCTGGACTCACTCGGCGCGGTGTTCGGCTTTGTTATCGCCGACCGGGCGGACGGCCCGGCGTGTTTGCCAGTCCGTGCCGCTGGCGCTCCGCTAGCGCTGGAGGCGGCCCGGCTGGTTGACCCGGTTCAGGGCGACCGCCTGACCTTCACCCGCGCGCCGGAGGAGGCCCGGCCAGCCGGCGCGCGCCTGACCCTGTTTTCCGATGATGGCGACTATCGTCCAGCCACGGTGCATGCGCTGGGTCTGGATTCCGTGCGTGAGGGCCTGATTGATGTGCGCCTGCCGGCGCTGGCTGACCGGGCGCTGGCGGCGGACTGGGCGCAGGCCTTGCTGAGCCGGGCGCGGCTGGAGGGCGAGAGCGCGCGCGTCGTGCTGCCGCCCTCGTTGTGCGCGCTGGAGCCGGGCGATCATGTGGTGCTCGACGCCGGCCCTGACGGGCGTGTCTGGCGCGTGGCGGTGACGGACGGGCTCAGCGCCCGGCGCGCAGAGCTGACCGGCGCCAGTGCGGGACCGGCGCTGATCGCGGGACCGCAGCCCCGGGCGGGCGAGGGCGGGGCGCCGGCGTCGCGGCCGCTTCTGCGCGTGCTGGACCTGCCGCTGGCGCCGGGCGAAGCTGCGCGCGGCGGGCTGTGGGCGGCCGGCTGGGCCGATCCCTGGCCGGGCGAACTCATTGTCTATGCCGGGGCGAATCTCGAAAGCGCCACCGAGCGGGCGCGCATCACGGCGCCGGGGTTCACCGGCGTTCTCACCGCGCCGCTGGGCGACGGGTTTGAAGGCCGGATTGACCGCGGCAACGCCGTGGGGCTGCGCCTGAACGACGGCGCCCTGTCCAACGTCACGCGCGCCGCGCTCCTGTCGGGCGCCAACCGGCTGGCGGTGGAGGGGGATGAGGGCTGGGAGGTGTTGAGTTTCGAACAGGCCGAACTGACCGGACCGGACACATGGCGTCTGACAGGCTTGCTGCGCGGGCTGGGCGGCTCGCCGGTTACAGGGGCGGGCGAAGGCGCGCGGGTGGTGGTGCTGGACGGCGCCGGAGAAGTGATCCCGGTGAGCGCCGAGGAGCGCGGCGCGCCTTTGCTGGTGGTCGCCTTACCGCCGGGCGCGGCGCTGACCGATCCGGCGGCGCGGACGGTGGAGATTGTGTATCGCGGCGCCGATCTGCGGCCGCTGTCGCCGGTGCATCTGCGCGCGCAAGTGAGAGCTGGCGCGCTGGAGGCGCGCTGGGTGCGGCGCGGGCGCATCGACGCCGACGCCTGGAGCGCGGAGATCCCGCTGGGCGAGGAAAGTGAGCGCTACGCCGTGGCGCTGCTCAATGCGGGCGGGGACGAGGTCTGGCAGGGCGAGACGGTGCAGCCTTCGCTTACGCTGGACGCAGGCGCGCTGAACGCGGCGCTGCCGGGCGGGCCGGACGGCGCGCGCCTGCGCGTCGCACAGGTATCAGCGGTTTACGGTCCGGGACGGGCGCGCGAGGCTGCGTTGGCATAA
- a CDS encoding HK97 family phage prohead protease gives MPAQDSPGGMLEMAGYASLFDQADHSGDIVRRGAFAASLRRRAASGVRMLFQHDAGEPVGVWDAIEEDSRGLYVRGRILGDAPRGRAALALVRNGAVDGLSIGFRTIRARPRPGGGRELLELDLWEVSVVTFPMLAGARLSVVSGPAVRAMAAA, from the coding sequence ATGCCAGCGCAGGATAGTCCGGGCGGGATGCTCGAGATGGCCGGGTATGCCAGCCTGTTTGATCAGGCCGATCACTCCGGCGACATCGTGCGCCGCGGCGCGTTTGCGGCGAGCCTCAGGCGCCGGGCGGCGAGCGGCGTGCGCATGCTGTTTCAGCACGATGCCGGCGAGCCGGTGGGCGTGTGGGACGCCATCGAGGAGGATTCGCGCGGGCTGTATGTGCGCGGGCGGATCCTGGGCGATGCGCCGCGCGGACGGGCGGCGCTGGCGCTGGTGCGCAATGGCGCGGTGGACGGGCTGTCCATCGGGTTTCGCACGATCCGCGCGCGGCCCAGGCCGGGCGGCGGGCGCGAACTTCTCGAACTCGATCTGTGGGAGGTCTCGGTGGTGACCTTCCCCATGCTGGCCGGGGCGCGCCTGAGCGTCGTGTCCGGCCCGGCCGTGCGCGCCATGGCGGCGGCCTGA
- a CDS encoding phage major tail protein, TP901-1 family, with protein sequence MAAQAGRDILLQIGDGGAPEAFASVAGLRARAISLNARAIDATHGESPGRWRELLDGAGVRSASVSGAGVFVDSAADETVRVVFFAQARRAWRLIIPGFGTLEGPFLVTALEYSGRHDGEAAYALSLASAGEVSFTPV encoded by the coding sequence ATGGCGGCTCAGGCTGGCCGGGATATTTTGTTGCAGATCGGCGATGGCGGCGCGCCGGAGGCGTTCGCGTCTGTCGCGGGTTTGCGGGCGCGGGCGATCTCGCTCAATGCGCGCGCCATCGACGCCACCCACGGCGAGAGCCCCGGGCGGTGGCGCGAGCTGCTGGACGGGGCGGGCGTGCGCTCGGCGTCGGTCAGCGGCGCGGGCGTGTTCGTCGACAGCGCCGCCGACGAGACGGTGCGCGTTGTGTTCTTTGCCCAGGCGCGGCGCGCCTGGCGGCTCATCATCCCCGGCTTCGGGACGCTGGAGGGGCCGTTTCTGGTCACCGCGCTGGAATATTCCGGGCGCCATGACGGCGAGGCGGCCTATGCGCTGTCGCTGGCTTCGGCGGGCGAGGTGAGCTTTACCCCGGTGTGA
- a CDS encoding NlpC/P60 family protein, whose protein sequence is MRALVLDEARRWIGTPYRHQASLPGAGCDCLGLIRGVWRALYGAEPEQAPPYGLDWAARGGGEMLLDAARRWLVPVEAAAPGDVLVFRYAPDAPVRHCAILSGPSHMIHAMQGRAVCESALVPWWRRRIAGAFAFPEI, encoded by the coding sequence GTGAGGGCGCTCGTCCTGGACGAGGCGCGGCGCTGGATCGGCACGCCCTACCGCCATCAGGCCAGCCTGCCCGGGGCCGGGTGTGACTGCCTGGGCCTCATTCGCGGGGTGTGGCGCGCGCTGTATGGCGCAGAGCCGGAGCAAGCCCCGCCCTATGGCCTCGACTGGGCCGCGCGCGGCGGGGGCGAGATGCTGCTCGACGCGGCCCGGCGCTGGCTGGTTCCGGTGGAGGCGGCGGCGCCCGGCGATGTGCTGGTGTTCCGCTATGCGCCGGACGCGCCGGTGCGCCATTGCGCGATACTGTCGGGGCCGTCTCACATGATCCACGCCATGCAGGGCCGGGCGGTGTGCGAGAGCGCGCTGGTCCCGTGGTGGCGCCGCCGGATCGCGGGCGCGTTCGCTTTTCCTGAAATCTGA
- a CDS encoding GTA-gp10 family protein, which translates to MTNPQRGEAVLVVEGASARLAFTLAALAEIEALLGADGLEAVGARLAKLTAGELMGVLAALLRAGGAQAPKALAARASPRAAADAVAACFLANLT; encoded by the coding sequence ATGACCAATCCCCAACGGGGCGAGGCGGTGCTGGTGGTGGAAGGCGCGTCCGCGCGCCTGGCCTTCACCCTGGCGGCGCTGGCCGAGATCGAGGCGCTGCTGGGCGCGGACGGGCTGGAGGCGGTGGGCGCGCGCTTGGCGAAACTGACCGCAGGCGAGTTGATGGGCGTGCTGGCGGCGCTGCTGCGTGCGGGCGGGGCGCAGGCGCCCAAAGCGCTGGCGGCGCGCGCTTCGCCCCGGGCGGCGGCGGACGCGGTTGCGGCGTGTTTTCTGGCGAATCTGACATGA
- a CDS encoding phage major capsid protein, whose product MTRETKMSAPGGKSRAAMHELLAAFESFKDANDRRLSEIERKRAADPLLEEKINRIDTALHTAQSRLDRIAIEAGRPALGAGGERSEAKAAFAHFLRTGDGARLVEAKALSAGSPADGGHVAPPEIEALITARVREASPIRAIASVRQTGAGVFKKPVSLGGASAGWVAETAARPETDTSTLALIEFPAAELYAMPAATPALLDDALVNLEEWLADEVRDVFAEAEGAAFVNGDGVNKPRGFLNYPKEPLADQVWGEIGYVATGAAGAFPAEDPVDVLIDLIYAPGAAYRANARFVMNKASVSAVRKFKDSEGNYIWQPGLAAGQPATLMGYPVTEAEDMPDIAANAFSIAFGDFERGYLIVDRQGVQILRDPYSAKPYVLFYTTRRVGGGVQDFNAIKLLRFAAA is encoded by the coding sequence ATGACACGGGAAACCAAAATGTCTGCGCCGGGCGGCAAGTCGCGCGCGGCGATGCACGAGCTGCTGGCGGCGTTTGAGAGCTTCAAGGACGCCAATGACCGGCGCCTCAGCGAGATCGAGCGCAAGCGCGCTGCTGATCCGCTGCTGGAAGAGAAGATCAACCGCATCGACACGGCGCTGCATACCGCCCAGTCGCGCCTGGACCGGATCGCCATTGAGGCCGGGCGCCCGGCGCTGGGCGCGGGCGGGGAGCGCAGCGAGGCCAAGGCGGCGTTTGCCCATTTCCTGCGCACCGGGGACGGCGCGCGCCTCGTCGAGGCCAAGGCGCTGAGCGCGGGATCGCCCGCCGATGGCGGCCATGTCGCCCCGCCCGAGATCGAGGCGCTGATCACGGCCAGGGTGCGCGAGGCCAGCCCGATCCGCGCCATCGCCAGCGTGCGCCAGACCGGGGCGGGCGTGTTCAAGAAGCCGGTGAGTCTCGGCGGGGCGAGCGCGGGCTGGGTGGCCGAAACCGCGGCGCGGCCCGAGACCGACACCTCCACCCTGGCGCTGATCGAGTTTCCCGCCGCCGAGCTTTACGCCATGCCGGCCGCCACGCCGGCGCTGCTGGACGATGCGCTGGTCAATCTGGAGGAATGGCTGGCCGACGAGGTGCGCGACGTGTTCGCCGAGGCTGAAGGCGCGGCGTTCGTGAATGGCGACGGCGTGAACAAGCCGCGCGGCTTCCTGAACTATCCCAAGGAGCCTCTCGCCGACCAGGTCTGGGGCGAGATCGGTTATGTCGCCACCGGGGCGGCGGGCGCCTTCCCGGCGGAGGACCCGGTGGATGTGCTGATCGATCTGATCTACGCGCCGGGCGCGGCCTACCGCGCCAATGCGCGCTTCGTGATGAACAAGGCGAGCGTGTCGGCCGTGCGCAAGTTCAAGGACAGTGAGGGCAATTATATCTGGCAGCCGGGCCTGGCCGCCGGTCAGCCGGCCACGCTGATGGGCTATCCCGTCACCGAGGCCGAAGACATGCCGGACATCGCTGCGAACGCCTTCTCCATCGCGTTCGGGGATTTCGAGCGCGGCTATCTGATCGTCGACCGCCAGGGCGTGCAAATCCTGCGCGATCCCTATTCGGCCAAGCCCTACGTGCTGTTCTACACGACGCGGCGCGTCGGCGGCGGCGTCCAGGACTTCAACGCCATCAAGCTGCTGCGGTTCGCGGCGGCTTAG
- a CDS encoding phage head-tail connector protein, with the protein MALLELAPPGAEPVSVSDARGWLRVGHGDEDVLIASLIAAARERVEALTGRALITRALRETLDDWPRARTDWRSGAVRLPAPPLISVEAVRVFDAQGIPGVWSPDEYQVDTRSDPGRIIPAAPFDLPRPGRRAAGIVIDFTAGYGLAPEDVPAPLREAVLRLAAHAYGGRHAPEAARGEGELPDGVAHLVRPYRSVRL; encoded by the coding sequence ATGGCGCTATTGGAGTTGGCGCCGCCGGGCGCCGAGCCGGTCAGCGTGAGCGATGCGCGCGGCTGGCTGCGTGTGGGTCATGGGGACGAGGATGTGCTGATCGCCAGCCTCATTGCGGCGGCGCGCGAGCGCGTCGAGGCGTTGACCGGCCGTGCCCTGATTACCCGCGCGCTTCGCGAGACGCTGGATGACTGGCCGCGCGCACGCACCGACTGGCGCTCGGGCGCGGTGCGCCTGCCCGCCCCGCCGCTGATCAGCGTGGAGGCGGTGCGGGTGTTCGATGCGCAGGGGATTCCGGGCGTCTGGAGCCCGGACGAATACCAGGTCGATACGCGCAGCGATCCCGGCCGCATCATCCCGGCGGCGCCATTTGACCTGCCCCGGCCGGGGCGGCGGGCGGCGGGGATCGTGATCGATTTCACCGCCGGTTACGGGCTGGCGCCGGAAGACGTGCCCGCGCCCCTGCGCGAGGCGGTGCTGCGCCTGGCCGCCCACGCCTATGGCGGGCGCCATGCCCCGGAGGCGGCGCGCGGCGAGGGGGAGCTGCCCGATGGCGTCGCCCATCTCGTCCGCCCCTACAGGAGCGTCAGACTATGA
- a CDS encoding DUF3168 domain-containing protein, whose translation MSAEAAFADAVLARLAGDADLSAVLGSRVYALAPGGAAYPFLTLGRGVSEPADGAGAALIDHRLTLRLYAMRDDRDRLRKAVSAVRASLHNASLELTPPWRCVLCQVVYTDQFAAADSRTTQALVRVRALLEG comes from the coding sequence ATGAGCGCTGAAGCGGCCTTCGCCGACGCCGTTCTGGCGCGCCTGGCCGGCGATGCGGACCTGAGCGCGGTGCTCGGCAGCCGGGTCTATGCGCTGGCGCCGGGCGGCGCGGCCTATCCGTTTCTGACCCTGGGCCGGGGCGTCAGCGAGCCCGCGGACGGCGCCGGCGCGGCCCTGATCGATCACCGGCTGACCTTGCGGCTGTACGCCATGCGCGATGATCGCGACCGCCTGCGCAAGGCCGTGTCGGCGGTGCGCGCCTCGCTGCACAACGCAAGCCTGGAGCTGACCCCGCCCTGGCGCTGCGTGCTGTGCCAGGTGGTCTATACCGACCAGTTCGCCGCCGCCGATAGCCGCACGACCCAGGCGCTGGTGCGCGTGAGGGCGCTGCTGGAGGGGTGA
- a CDS encoding DUF2163 domain-containing protein has protein sequence MIPIPDPLRQTLEAGVTTLAWCWIVTRRDGAVSGFTDHDRPLTVAGVTCEPGGGFEAGETRAGDGPGRGAVFGVLTSDVISAGDLDNGVWDSARVEVWRVDWSDPALAFRAYTGELGAVKRGVAGFEAELTGLSARLDRIIGRVFARACGAELGDGRCGVDLEAPGWRASGVAGLVLAPGVITAGGLDVFASAWFSHGVIDWTTGANAGARQRVTDHRAGPDGAVLTLDPAPAAPVAAGDAFTVTAGCDKAFATCTDKFANGLNFRGCPHMPGNDLILRAAGSERVRDGGKR, from the coding sequence ATGATCCCCATACCTGACCCGCTCCGGCAGACGCTGGAGGCGGGGGTGACCACTTTGGCCTGGTGCTGGATTGTCACGCGGCGCGATGGCGCTGTGTCCGGGTTCACCGATCATGACCGGCCGCTCACTGTGGCGGGCGTCACCTGCGAGCCCGGCGGCGGGTTTGAGGCGGGCGAGACGCGCGCGGGCGACGGGCCGGGGCGCGGCGCGGTGTTTGGTGTTCTGACCTCGGATGTGATCAGCGCCGGCGATCTGGATAACGGGGTGTGGGACAGCGCGCGGGTCGAGGTGTGGCGGGTGGACTGGAGCGATCCGGCGCTCGCGTTTCGCGCCTATACCGGCGAGCTGGGCGCGGTGAAGCGCGGGGTTGCCGGGTTTGAAGCCGAGTTGACGGGGCTCAGCGCGCGGCTTGACCGGATAATCGGGCGGGTATTTGCGCGCGCGTGTGGCGCGGAGCTTGGCGACGGGCGCTGCGGCGTGGATCTGGAGGCGCCGGGCTGGCGGGCTTCAGGCGTGGCGGGCCTCGTGCTGGCGCCGGGCGTGATCACGGCGGGCGGTCTCGATGTCTTCGCCAGCGCCTGGTTCAGCCATGGCGTGATCGACTGGACCACCGGCGCCAATGCCGGCGCGCGCCAGCGGGTCACCGATCATCGCGCCGGGCCGGACGGGGCGGTGCTGACGCTGGACCCTGCCCCGGCGGCGCCGGTGGCGGCCGGAGATGCTTTCACGGTCACCGCCGGGTGCGACAAGGCGTTTGCAACGTGTACGGATAAATTCGCCAATGGGCTGAATTTTCGCGGCTGCCCACACATGCCGGGCAATGATCTGATCCTGCGCGCAGCGGGGTCTGAGCGGGTGCGCGACGGGGGCAAGAGGTGA
- a CDS encoding phage tail assembly chaperone translates to MTPRWRAWLQLAVLRFGLSPPEFWALTLAEWRALAEAAAPSADTAMSRAELDRLLAAYPDDRRER, encoded by the coding sequence ATGACACCGCGCTGGCGCGCCTGGCTGCAGCTGGCGGTGCTGCGCTTCGGGCTGTCACCGCCTGAGTTCTGGGCGCTGACCCTGGCCGAATGGCGCGCCCTTGCCGAGGCCGCCGCGCCATCGGCTGACACGGCCATGAGCCGGGCCGAGCTGGATCGCCTGCTGGCGGCTTATCCCGATGACAGGAGAGAGCGATGA
- a CDS encoding SRPBCC domain-containing protein has product MSIMLALMLSIAEPAEAPSGPETFTPQGFRHSLSFEINAPRDEVFAAATGDVSPWWDHRFTPDPAELVIEPVFGGRFYERFTDDADDGALHATVIYVNAPETLRLDGPFGLSGRAVTKLVSWRLEEADDGAATVFHVDIALSGEVDPAVAGIVSDVWRHFIGARLTPYVEAGCHLAPQERCAAWD; this is encoded by the coding sequence ATGTCGATAATGCTCGCCCTCATGCTCTCCATCGCCGAACCGGCTGAGGCGCCCTCAGGCCCGGAAACGTTTACGCCGCAGGGCTTCCGCCACAGCCTGTCGTTTGAGATCAACGCCCCGCGCGACGAGGTGTTCGCGGCGGCGACCGGCGATGTGTCGCCCTGGTGGGATCACCGGTTTACGCCCGATCCGGCCGAGCTGGTGATCGAGCCGGTGTTCGGCGGGCGCTTCTATGAGCGCTTCACCGATGACGCCGACGACGGCGCGCTGCATGCGACCGTGATTTATGTGAACGCGCCTGAAACCTTGCGTCTTGATGGCCCGTTCGGCCTGTCAGGACGGGCCGTGACCAAGCTGGTCAGCTGGCGGCTGGAAGAGGCCGATGACGGTGCGGCGACCGTGTTCCATGTGGACATCGCCCTGTCCGGCGAGGTGGACCCCGCGGTGGCGGGCATTGTCTCCGATGTCTGGCGCCATTTCATCGGCGCGCGCCTGACCCCCTATGTGGAGGCGGGGTGCCATCTGGCGCCGCAAGAGCGGTGTGCGGCGTGGGATTAG
- a CDS encoding DUF2460 domain-containing protein, whose amino-acid sequence MSGFHDVGFPLSIGLYARGGPERRTEIVTLASGAEERNSPWAHSRRRWDAAPGVRTRDDLAVLIAFFEARRGRLHAFRFTDPLDHLSCLPSGAPSALDQLLGEGDGARTAFDLVKRYGNGETGWLRPIALPVAGSVLAAVDGEAAPFSVSGGAVVFDTPPAPGAAVTAGFRFDCPARFDTDRLDIAAEGFAGAAPSVPLVEVRV is encoded by the coding sequence GTGAGCGGGTTTCATGACGTGGGCTTTCCCCTGTCCATCGGGCTTTATGCCCGCGGCGGGCCGGAGCGGCGCACCGAGATCGTGACGCTGGCCAGCGGCGCGGAAGAACGCAACAGCCCCTGGGCACATTCCAGGCGGCGCTGGGACGCGGCGCCCGGCGTGCGCACCCGCGATGATCTGGCGGTGCTGATCGCGTTTTTCGAAGCGAGGCGCGGGCGCCTGCATGCGTTCCGCTTTACGGATCCGCTGGACCATCTGTCCTGCCTGCCGTCGGGGGCTCCGTCCGCGCTGGATCAGCTTCTGGGCGAGGGGGACGGAGCGCGCACGGCGTTTGATCTCGTGAAGCGCTATGGCAATGGCGAGACCGGCTGGCTGCGGCCCATCGCCCTGCCGGTGGCGGGTAGCGTCCTGGCGGCGGTGGACGGGGAGGCGGCGCCTTTCAGTGTGAGCGGCGGCGCGGTCGTGTTCGACACCCCGCCCGCCCCCGGTGCTGCGGTCACCGCCGGCTTCCGCTTCGATTGCCCTGCGCGCTTTGACACAGACCGTCTCGACATCGCGGCGGAAGGGTTCGCGGGCGCCGCGCCGAGTGTCCCGCTGGTGGAAGTGCGGGTGTGA